One window of Streptomyces sp. SUK 48 genomic DNA carries:
- a CDS encoding glucose 1-dehydrogenase — MNGLTGKTVVITGGARGLGAEAARQAVEAGARVVITDVLDDEGEATAAELGANARFLHHDVTSEQDWRRVADFTLDAFGAPHGLVNNAGIPTGQSLEAESVEHFRKVLDINLTGVFIGMKTVIPVMRENGGGSIVNISSAAGLMGLALTAGYGASKWGVRGLTKIGAVELGTARIRVNSVHPGMTYTRMTASAGIEKGEGRYPNTPMGRVGEPHEIASAVVYLLSDAASYVTGAEIAVDGGWTTGPTVKYVMGQ; from the coding sequence ATGAACGGCCTCACCGGCAAGACCGTCGTCATCACCGGCGGCGCCCGCGGCCTCGGCGCCGAAGCGGCCCGTCAGGCGGTCGAGGCCGGAGCCCGGGTGGTGATCACCGACGTCCTCGACGACGAGGGCGAGGCCACCGCCGCCGAACTCGGCGCGAACGCCCGCTTCCTGCACCACGACGTCACCTCCGAGCAGGACTGGCGGCGCGTCGCCGACTTCACGCTCGACGCGTTCGGCGCCCCGCACGGCCTGGTGAACAACGCGGGTATCCCGACGGGGCAGTCGCTGGAGGCCGAGTCCGTGGAGCACTTCCGCAAGGTGCTCGACATCAACCTCACCGGCGTCTTCATCGGCATGAAGACCGTGATCCCCGTGATGAGGGAGAACGGCGGCGGCTCCATCGTCAACATCTCCTCGGCGGCGGGCCTGATGGGCCTGGCGCTGACCGCCGGCTACGGAGCCTCCAAATGGGGCGTACGAGGGCTGACGAAGATCGGCGCGGTGGAACTGGGCACCGCCCGGATACGGGTGAACTCGGTGCACCCCGGGATGACGTACACGCGGATGACCGCGTCCGCCGGGATCGAGAAGGGCGAGGGAAGGTATCCGAACACCCCCATGGGCCGGGTCGGCGAGCCGCACGAGATCGCGAGCGCCGTCGTGTACCTGCTGTCCGACGCCGCGTCCTACGTCACCGGCGCCGAGATCGCGGTGGACGGCGGCTGGACCACCGGGCCGACCGTCAAGTACGTCATGGGCCAGTGA
- a CDS encoding SDR family NAD(P)-dependent oxidoreductase, protein MNRYEGRRALITGGGSGIGQATALRILAEGGTVVAADISEQGLRDTVGKAGADAERLSTRVVDIADESSVRDGVAAATATLGGLDVLVNAAGILRSSHTHETSLDAFTRVVQVNLVGTFLVIRESIPALLEGRDAAVVNFSSTSAAFAHPYMAAYAASKGGIQSMTHALASEYARQGIRFTAVQPGSISSGMTDGSGASGQSMGPGLPEDADMGLFAKLSPALGQGFAGPETVASVVAMLGSEDGRFITGTEVRVDGGTHF, encoded by the coding sequence ATGAACCGCTATGAAGGCCGTCGCGCACTGATCACGGGCGGCGGCTCGGGCATCGGCCAGGCCACCGCGCTGCGCATCCTCGCCGAGGGCGGCACGGTCGTGGCCGCGGACATCAGCGAGCAGGGCCTGCGGGACACCGTCGGGAAGGCCGGCGCCGACGCCGAGCGGCTGTCCACCCGCGTCGTCGACATCGCCGACGAGTCGTCGGTCCGCGACGGTGTCGCCGCCGCGACCGCCACCCTCGGCGGCCTGGACGTGCTGGTCAACGCGGCCGGCATCCTGCGCTCCTCGCACACCCACGAGACGAGCCTCGACGCCTTCACCCGCGTCGTCCAGGTCAATCTCGTCGGCACCTTCCTGGTGATCCGCGAGTCCATTCCGGCGCTGCTCGAGGGCCGGGACGCGGCGGTCGTCAACTTCAGCTCGACCTCGGCGGCGTTCGCCCACCCCTACATGGCGGCGTACGCGGCGAGCAAGGGCGGCATCCAGTCCATGACGCACGCGCTCGCGAGCGAGTACGCCAGGCAGGGCATCCGCTTCACCGCCGTGCAGCCCGGCTCCATCTCCTCCGGCATGACCGACGGCAGCGGTGCCAGCGGGCAGAGCATGGGCCCGGGGCTGCCCGAGGACGCCGACATGGGCCTGTTCGCGAAGCTCTCCCCCGCGCTCGGCCAGGGCTTCGCGGGACCGGAGACGGTGGCCTCGGTGGTCGCGATGCTCGGTTCCGAGGACGGCAGGTTCATCACCGGCACCGAGGTCCGTGTGGACGGCGGCACCCACTTCTGA
- a CDS encoding TetR family transcriptional regulator: MSSNPSTSLTERRKAATQLDIAHAAAELFAIDGPHGTTAEDIARRAGVALRTFYRYFRSKQDAVTPLLAAGADRWRALLEATEPGTALPRALEAAVEQALSVPDEESVQALLRTRGLLRAAVDDPALRAVWYRVNQESEERLVPVIARLAGRPAGQLEVRLAAAAATDAIRIALETWADTEAGAEGPGSPAELATRCLRQLVGGMPPLGE; encoded by the coding sequence GTGAGCAGCAACCCGTCCACCTCCCTGACCGAGCGCCGCAAGGCCGCCACCCAGCTCGACATCGCGCACGCGGCGGCGGAGCTCTTCGCCATCGACGGCCCCCATGGAACGACCGCGGAGGACATCGCCCGGCGGGCGGGTGTCGCGCTGCGGACCTTCTACCGGTACTTCCGCTCCAAGCAGGACGCGGTGACTCCGCTGCTCGCCGCGGGTGCCGACCGCTGGCGGGCGCTGCTGGAGGCGACGGAGCCCGGCACGGCGCTGCCCCGGGCGCTGGAGGCCGCGGTCGAGCAGGCGCTGTCCGTGCCGGACGAGGAGTCCGTCCAGGCACTGTTGCGTACGCGCGGGCTGCTGCGGGCGGCGGTGGACGACCCCGCGCTGCGGGCGGTCTGGTACCGGGTGAACCAGGAGTCGGAGGAGCGCCTGGTCCCGGTCATCGCCCGGCTCGCGGGCCGGCCCGCCGGGCAGCTGGAGGTGCGGCTCGCGGCGGCGGCCGCCACCGACGCCATCCGGATCGCGCTGGAGACGTGGGCCGACACGGAGGCCGGCGCCGAGGGTCCGGGCTCACCCGCCGAGCTGGCGACGCGCTGCCTGCGCCAACTCGTCGGCGGAATGCCCCCGTTGGGGGAGTGA
- a CDS encoding nuclear transport factor 2 family protein, with product MTTTTTAHDLGRHFHAALTSGDWPAIRLMLHDDATWTLPGDNTVSGTVVGADAVVERARKIASYGLSFELLHILVSRENMALSLHNTARRPDAILDEYLTTVCRLRDGRITGIETYLSDVPGMNAFFV from the coding sequence ATGACCACGACCACCACCGCCCACGACCTCGGCCGGCACTTCCACGCCGCGCTCACCTCCGGCGACTGGCCGGCCATCCGGCTCATGCTCCACGACGACGCCACCTGGACCCTGCCGGGCGACAACACCGTCAGCGGCACCGTCGTCGGCGCGGACGCCGTGGTCGAGCGCGCCCGGAAGATCGCGTCCTACGGACTGTCCTTCGAGCTGCTGCACATCCTGGTCAGCCGCGAGAACATGGCGCTGTCGCTGCACAACACCGCCCGGCGCCCGGACGCGATCCTCGACGAGTACCTGACCACCGTCTGCCGCCTGCGCGACGGCAGGATCACAGGCATCGAGACCTACCTGTCCGACGTTCCCGGCATGAACGCCTTCTTCGTCTGA
- a CDS encoding TetR/AcrR family transcriptional regulator, which produces MNAEPLAKRPGGRSARVQAAVHQALTDLAGECDVTQLTIPAVAERAGVNPTTIYRRWGTLQALLAEVAALRGADAPPSSSGDLRTDLEAYAVRTLADLTRPGGIAFFQAEVSPDIDERRSGLRECLRRATVGLDMVLAASRERGETPPPTERLLDRIVAPLYFRVVFSVPDTDETYARALVADLFSGTWHTPVELR; this is translated from the coding sequence GTGAATGCCGAACCCCTCGCCAAGCGCCCCGGCGGCCGCAGCGCCCGCGTCCAGGCGGCCGTCCACCAGGCACTCACCGACCTGGCCGGTGAGTGCGACGTGACCCAGCTGACGATTCCCGCGGTGGCCGAGCGCGCCGGGGTCAACCCCACCACCATCTACCGGCGCTGGGGCACGTTGCAGGCCCTGCTCGCCGAGGTCGCGGCCCTGCGGGGGGCCGACGCCCCGCCGTCCTCCAGCGGCGACCTCCGCACGGACCTGGAGGCGTACGCGGTCCGGACACTGGCCGATCTGACCCGGCCCGGCGGTATCGCGTTCTTCCAGGCGGAGGTCTCACCCGACATCGACGAGCGCCGCAGCGGCCTGCGGGAATGCCTGCGACGCGCCACGGTGGGCCTGGACATGGTCCTAGCGGCCTCCCGCGAGCGGGGCGAGACGCCGCCGCCGACGGAGCGGCTGCTCGACCGGATCGTCGCCCCGCTCTACTTCCGCGTCGTCTTCTCCGTGCCGGACACCGACGAGACCTACGCCCGCGCCCTGGTGGCCGACCTGTTCAGCGGGACCTGGCACACGCCCGTCGAACTCCGCTGA
- a CDS encoding DeoR/GlpR family DNA-binding transcription regulator, with amino-acid sequence MNEGTRDTRISTVLTLLSQRGELPVRLLPSVLGVSGPTVRRDLAVMEERGLIRRSYGRIAAARRSAELPVSLRRSQNTEAKRRIGALASSLIPSRPLTLALSGGSTAGFVARSLAGRSDLTVVTNGLDTATILTERQAARVVVTGGTARPLSNDLVGRPAERTLRSYRFDYAIVGADGISPAAGFTQYSCDGAEIDRVMLEQATRRIVVADSSKLGQVHQAKIAGIDAVHTVVTDSHANTDMVARLRGTGLNMVLVVIPPSVRPHRRRPS; translated from the coding sequence ATGAACGAGGGGACGCGCGACACCCGCATCTCGACCGTCCTGACCCTCTTGTCGCAGCGCGGAGAGCTCCCGGTCCGTCTGCTGCCCTCGGTTCTGGGCGTCTCCGGGCCCACCGTGCGCCGGGACCTCGCCGTCATGGAGGAGAGGGGGCTGATCCGGCGGTCGTACGGGAGGATCGCCGCCGCCCGGCGCAGCGCCGAACTGCCGGTGAGCCTGCGGCGGTCGCAGAACACCGAGGCGAAGCGCCGGATCGGCGCGCTCGCCTCCTCCCTCATCCCGAGCCGCCCGCTCACCCTGGCGCTCAGCGGAGGCAGCACGGCGGGCTTCGTGGCGAGGAGCCTGGCCGGCAGGTCGGACCTGACGGTGGTCACCAACGGGCTCGACACCGCCACCATCCTGACGGAGCGTCAGGCAGCCAGGGTGGTGGTCACCGGCGGCACGGCACGGCCGTTGTCCAACGACCTGGTCGGCAGACCGGCCGAGCGGACACTGCGTTCCTACCGCTTCGACTACGCGATCGTGGGGGCCGACGGCATCAGCCCGGCGGCTGGGTTCACCCAGTACAGCTGCGACGGAGCGGAGATCGACCGGGTCATGCTGGAGCAGGCGACGCGGCGGATCGTCGTGGCCGACAGCTCGAAACTGGGGCAGGTGCACCAGGCCAAGATCGCCGGCATCGACGCGGTCCACACCGTGGTCACGGACTCGCACGCGAACACGGACATGGTCGCCAGACTGCGCGGGACCGGCCTGAACATGGTGCTCGTGGTCATCCCCCCGTCCGTACGGCCCCACCGCCGCCGGCCCTCCTGA
- a CDS encoding LuxR family transcriptional regulator: MFTGRLSESRALRAAADSARAGTATVVLVQGPPGVGKTALVRRFLAGLSGFSVLESAATPSLAPSDGDCLSRLLRQAAVRVPGRSPAGEPSAPARKKPAAAPGPRALREFLDMPAAAPWALFVDDAQWADGASLKVLFEAAREGGPLCLVLAARHTRGWDEEVLRALHTVAPLTHVDLAGLGEAEAGALVATALGDLADDVLTRRLVLRSGGHPLYLRSLLDGHTTARPGGPPWPALPASVVRRQLKGVPAEGVAALEALAVLGGSATVPTLSTVLGAPDCASALDPLVHEEFITRTDVHVPTVAIRHGVFRDALYDTLPAARRRALHVAAAGAVDERRGLAHKVAAAETVDLRLSADLLETAAHELAEGGLLHAARTLLSAASLSHADDHRTDHLFYGAVRLLFWAGADGELTRHGEAVAARRPCPWRDEALGLTEFAAGRLTSARRLLDQAGQSLRGAHPGQRAVVRTELALVHAILGQGEATRLHADQALSPAPPEGEACPYGPAGRHRGTGPAMDRPAPDEAADAGPPSGGLLEVCAQGPCVVVPPGVRQAARALAAYGTALRDGPRAGLDLLAGLPEDADRIGEEDLPALTVRGILRLADAQLSSGTTDLTMVTARRRPGAARLLGTSASVHLAMCHLLGGDWNRAVREVETALDDEQGRCFDPPALWSLRSVLDAFRGDAGAAEAGLRRARGLAQPLDFGGPQYHTAMARAMGARARGDHRGVVDALQMLAERSAHSERVRIVSTSWLPFFAESLVECGLADLARAAVAELTATGAAANWHLRVADAWLRGRTAEAAGAHEAALGRYTEAVGLLGPGRDIPLVRGLLEISRGRVSAALGAAGAARAYFDSAEDVFTRLGARPFLEECRAERRARVPERPDTSALDRLLTGREREVARLVGLGCTNREIADELTLSVKTIEYHLRGVFVKLGLRSRGELRRRVQEAGGADGRR; this comes from the coding sequence ATGTTCACCGGCCGCCTGAGCGAGTCGCGGGCGCTGCGCGCCGCCGCCGACTCCGCCCGCGCGGGTACGGCCACGGTCGTGCTCGTGCAGGGGCCGCCCGGCGTCGGAAAGACGGCCCTCGTGCGCCGGTTCCTGGCCGGCCTGAGCGGCTTCTCCGTGCTGGAGAGCGCGGCGACACCGTCTTTGGCGCCTTCCGACGGCGACTGCCTGTCCCGCCTGCTGCGTCAGGCCGCGGTGCGGGTGCCGGGCCGCTCCCCGGCCGGAGAGCCGAGCGCACCGGCGCGGAAGAAGCCCGCCGCCGCCCCGGGGCCGCGTGCGCTGCGGGAGTTCCTTGACATGCCGGCGGCGGCCCCCTGGGCCCTGTTCGTGGACGACGCCCAATGGGCCGACGGCGCTTCGCTGAAGGTGTTGTTCGAGGCCGCGCGCGAGGGCGGTCCCCTGTGCCTCGTGCTGGCCGCGCGGCACACGCGCGGCTGGGACGAGGAGGTCCTGCGGGCCCTGCACACGGTGGCCCCGCTGACCCACGTCGACCTGGCCGGACTGGGGGAAGCGGAGGCGGGGGCCCTGGTGGCCACCGCGCTCGGCGATCTCGCCGACGACGTGCTCACCCGGCGCCTGGTGCTGCGGTCCGGCGGCCACCCGCTGTATCTCAGGAGCCTGCTCGACGGCCACACCACCGCGCGGCCCGGCGGCCCGCCCTGGCCCGCTCTGCCCGCCTCCGTGGTACGGCGTCAGCTGAAGGGCGTGCCCGCCGAAGGTGTGGCGGCCCTGGAGGCGCTGGCCGTGCTCGGCGGTTCCGCGACCGTGCCGACCCTGAGTACCGTCCTGGGCGCCCCCGACTGCGCCTCGGCGCTGGACCCGCTGGTCCACGAGGAGTTCATCACGCGGACGGATGTCCACGTGCCCACCGTCGCGATCCGGCACGGCGTGTTCCGCGACGCGCTGTACGACACGCTGCCGGCCGCGCGGCGGCGCGCGCTGCACGTCGCCGCGGCCGGCGCGGTCGACGAGCGGCGGGGTCTGGCGCACAAGGTGGCGGCCGCCGAGACCGTCGACCTCCGCCTGTCCGCCGACCTCCTGGAGACCGCGGCCCACGAACTCGCCGAGGGCGGGCTCCTGCACGCGGCACGGACGCTGCTGTCGGCGGCGTCCCTCTCGCACGCCGACGACCACCGGACCGACCATCTGTTCTACGGCGCGGTGCGGCTCCTCTTCTGGGCCGGCGCCGACGGGGAGCTGACCCGGCACGGGGAGGCGGTGGCCGCCCGCCGGCCGTGCCCGTGGCGGGACGAGGCGCTGGGCCTGACCGAGTTCGCCGCCGGCCGTCTCACCTCGGCACGGCGGCTGCTGGACCAGGCGGGGCAGTCCCTGCGGGGGGCTCATCCCGGCCAACGGGCGGTCGTGCGCACCGAACTGGCCCTGGTGCACGCCATCCTGGGCCAGGGGGAAGCCACCCGGCTCCACGCCGACCAGGCCCTCAGCCCGGCTCCCCCGGAGGGCGAGGCATGCCCGTACGGTCCCGCCGGACGCCACCGGGGAACCGGTCCGGCCATGGACCGGCCCGCGCCGGATGAAGCCGCCGACGCCGGCCCGCCGTCCGGTGGCCTCCTGGAGGTCTGCGCGCAGGGTCCCTGCGTCGTCGTACCCCCGGGTGTCCGGCAGGCGGCACGGGCTCTGGCCGCCTACGGTACGGCGCTGCGGGACGGCCCCCGGGCCGGTCTGGATCTCCTGGCCGGCCTGCCCGAGGACGCGGACCGGATCGGTGAGGAGGACCTCCCGGCCCTGACCGTCCGGGGCATACTCCGGCTCGCGGACGCGCAACTCTCGTCCGGGACGACCGATCTGACCATGGTGACGGCCCGCCGCCGCCCCGGCGCCGCACGGCTCCTCGGGACGAGCGCCTCGGTCCACCTCGCCATGTGTCATCTGCTGGGCGGCGACTGGAACCGGGCGGTACGGGAAGTGGAGACGGCGCTCGACGACGAGCAGGGGCGCTGTTTCGACCCGCCCGCCCTGTGGTCCCTGCGCTCGGTCCTCGACGCGTTCCGGGGCGACGCCGGAGCGGCCGAGGCGGGTCTGCGCCGGGCCCGAGGACTGGCCCAGCCGCTGGACTTCGGGGGGCCGCAGTACCACACGGCCATGGCCCGGGCGATGGGGGCGCGGGCGCGGGGCGACCACCGCGGGGTGGTGGACGCCCTCCAGATGCTGGCCGAGCGTTCCGCGCACTCCGAGCGTGTGCGGATCGTCTCCACGAGCTGGCTGCCCTTTTTCGCCGAGTCGCTCGTCGAGTGCGGTCTGGCCGATCTCGCGCGGGCGGCCGTGGCGGAGCTGACGGCCACGGGCGCCGCGGCCAACTGGCACCTGCGGGTCGCCGACGCCTGGCTGCGGGGTCGTACGGCGGAGGCGGCGGGCGCGCACGAGGCCGCGCTCGGCCGGTACACCGAGGCGGTCGGACTGCTCGGGCCCGGCCGGGACATCCCGCTGGTGCGCGGGCTGCTGGAGATCTCCCGCGGGCGGGTGTCGGCGGCACTCGGCGCGGCGGGAGCGGCGCGCGCGTACTTCGACAGCGCCGAAGACGTGTTCACCCGGCTGGGCGCGCGGCCGTTCCTGGAGGAGTGCCGGGCCGAGCGCCGGGCCCGCGTGCCCGAACGCCCGGACACATCGGCTCTGGACCGACTGCTCACCGGACGCGAGCGCGAGGTGGCCCGCCTGGTGGGGCTCGGCTGCACCAACCGGGAGATCGCCGACGAGCTGACGCTCAGCGTGAAGACGATCGAGTACCACCTGCGCGGCGTGTTCGTGAAGCTGGGCCTGCGCAGCCGTGGCGAACTGCGCCGGCGGGTCCAGGAGGCGGGCGGCGCGGACGGTCGCCGGTGA
- a CDS encoding spherulation-specific family 4 protein, with translation MRSRTHLDRGPGAAGRRRRLCAAAVSAGLATGALISLPAGHASAAVRQTVAVPAYFNPADGDLWARLSSPAPGAGLAVANPQSGPGDGKDGGYASAIKNAHDAGTKVIGYVDSGYLGTKGWTAPDGGTSIDDWVDGAERNVDKWYSYYGASGLDGIFFDDGLTACGTPSDATAYVDAYNRLRSYVKGKDAGAKVVINPGASPEECYTQAADTLVTFEGTYDDYVNHYGDDRASWEASADPSKIWHLIHTTGSQARMQNAIALSKQRGAGYVYVTDDDNSHPPGQDWGNPWDTLPSYWSAEVNTVG, from the coding sequence ATGAGAAGCAGGACTCATCTGGACCGCGGGCCGGGCGCCGCCGGAAGGAGGCGCCGCCTGTGCGCGGCGGCCGTGAGCGCGGGCCTGGCCACCGGCGCCCTGATCTCCCTCCCGGCCGGCCACGCGTCCGCCGCCGTCCGGCAGACGGTGGCCGTACCCGCGTACTTCAACCCGGCCGACGGCGATCTGTGGGCGCGGCTGTCCAGTCCGGCCCCCGGCGCGGGCCTGGCCGTCGCCAATCCGCAGTCCGGCCCCGGCGACGGCAAGGACGGCGGCTACGCGAGCGCCATCAAGAACGCGCACGACGCCGGCACGAAGGTGATCGGATACGTCGACTCCGGATACCTCGGCACCAAGGGCTGGACCGCGCCCGACGGCGGCACGTCCATCGACGACTGGGTCGACGGCGCGGAGCGGAACGTCGACAAGTGGTACAGCTACTACGGCGCTTCCGGCCTGGACGGGATCTTCTTCGACGACGGCCTCACCGCCTGCGGCACCCCGTCCGACGCCACCGCCTACGTCGACGCCTACAACAGGCTCCGGTCCTATGTGAAGGGCAAGGACGCCGGCGCCAAGGTCGTCATCAACCCGGGTGCCTCGCCCGAGGAGTGCTACACACAGGCCGCCGACACACTGGTCACCTTCGAGGGCACCTACGACGACTATGTGAACCACTACGGCGACGACCGCGCGTCCTGGGAGGCATCGGCCGACCCGTCCAAGATCTGGCACCTGATCCACACCACGGGAAGCCAGGCGCGGATGCAGAACGCCATCGCCCTCTCGAAGCAGCGCGGCGCGGGCTACGTCTACGTCACCGACGACGACAACTCCCACCCCCCGGGCCAGGACTGGGGCAACCCGTGGGACACCCTCCCGTCGTACTGGTCCGCCGAGGTGAACACCGTCGGCTGA